A section of the Parasteatoda tepidariorum isolate YZ-2023 chromosome 6, CAS_Ptep_4.0, whole genome shotgun sequence genome encodes:
- the LOC122271091 gene encoding uncharacterized protein: MNELHPEPERLRIYTDGSRVDQRVSARAGVFCHLFSAYASVGCYASAYDGEIEAILIALKKLQCRTDQFSSAVILTDSKAALLDINSPLIPQSISIQKCIDCLKDLTLKGKQIVLKWIPGHCGIWGSEKADFLAKKGTTIAQTSRCSISLHSFKLLV; this comes from the coding sequence ATGAATGAGCTACATCCTGAACCTGAACGGTTGAGAATCTATACAGATGGCTCCCGAGTGGATCAGCGGGTGAGTGCAAGAGCGGGAGTATTTTGTCACCTGTTCTCTGCCTACGCTTCTGTTGGCTGCTATGCATCTGCCTACGACGGTGAAATCGAGGCTATTCTAATTGccttaaaaaaactacagtgtCGTACTGACCAATTTTCTAGCGCCGTCATTTTAACTGACTCTAAAGCAGCACTTCTTGATATTAACTCTCCACTGATTCCCCAATCCATCTCTATTCAGAAATGCATTGATTGCCTGAAAGACCTGACACTAAAAGGCAAGCAAATCGTCCTCAAATGGATCCCGGGACATTGCGGGATTTGGGGTAGTGAAAAAGCTGATTTCTTGGCCAAGAAAGGAACAACTATTGCTCAAACATCTCGTTGCTCCATCTCTCTGCACTCATTTAAATTGCTGGTCTGA
- the LOC107451871 gene encoding tubulin-folding cofactor B: MSGSSVLDILVTSNTVSFGTQRRFPIEITIGELKQKLELITGASASTMELQLLDENNELIEKLMNDASTLKSCSIANAKVLHVVDSYRQSGEFEDVSKVQKFMLSEEEYSKRGETFRAFKDKLKLGGGEQTSAAEEKIKEEEELIKNIAVGNRCQVRVAGKPSRRGTVMYVGKTDFKPGYWVGMKYDEPLGKNDGSVGGKRYFECQPKYGGFVKPHDVTVGDFPEESFDIDEL; this comes from the coding sequence ATGAGTGGTTCCAGTGTATTAGACATCCTGGTGACTAGCAATACTGTCTCATTTGGAACTCAACGACGTTTTCCAATTGAGATTACTATTGGGGAACTGAAGCAAAAGCTAGAACTTATAACGGGTGCTTCTGCTTCAACAATGGAACTTCAACTTCtggatgaaaataatgaattgattGAGAAACTGATGAACGATGCTTCAACTTTAAAATCATGCTCCATTGCTAATGCCAAAGTTCTTCATGTCGTGGATAGTTATCGCCAATCTGGAGAATTTGAAGATGTATCGAAGGTACAGAAATTTATGCTATCTGAAGAAGAGTACAGCAAGCGGGGTGAAACTTTTCGAGCCTTCAAAGATAAACTGAAACTTGGAGGAGGTGAACAGACATCCGCTGCCGAGGAAAAGATTAAAGAGGAAGAagaactgattaaaaatattgcagttggAAACCGTTGTCAAGTTAGGGTTGCTGGTAAACCCAGTAGAAGAGGGACAGTGATGTATGTTGGTAAAACTGATTTCAAACCAGGCTACTGGGTTGGCATGAAATATGATGAACCTTTGGGCAAAAATGATGGCTCTGTTGGTGGTAAAAGATATTTTGAGTGCCAACCTAAGTATGGTGGTTTTGTTAAGCCACATGATGTTACTGTTGGCGATTTTCCTGAGGAATCTTTTGATATTGATGaactttaa